The following proteins are encoded in a genomic region of Drosophila willistoni isolate 14030-0811.24 chromosome 3R, UCI_dwil_1.1, whole genome shotgun sequence:
- the LOC6650964 gene encoding guanine nucleotide-binding protein-like 3 homolog: MALKRLKTKKSKRLTGRLKHKIDKKVREHNRKERREAKKNPKKGSKKQKLIQIPNICPFKDEILKEVEEAKQRQEAEKLARREAFKAERAQNQNKFKSLETLAEDADMRSTVHGLMHNTAEQDSGKQYKNATTKEQSLKQYFKEFRKVIENADVVLEVVDARDPLGTRCNEVERAVRGAPGNKRLVLVLNKADLVPRENLNNWIKYFRRSGPVTAFKASTQDQASRLGRRKLREMKTEKAMQGSVCIGAELLMSMLGNYCRNKGIKTSIRVGVVGIPNVGKSSIINSLTRGRSCMVGSTPGVTKAMQEVELDSKIKLIDCPGIVFTGGTYGGTESSHAVLKNAQRVGDVKDPFTIAESVLKRASKDYFCKMYDINNYDTFEEFFAKKASRMGKFLKKGVPDVVAAARSVLNDWNTGKIKYCTQPPEVKENANVHISASIVHADAREFDVDNFESMETDILSHCAAETDDIMQITSTGPVEIREPKPEEPAVLVNEQEKPAKGRKRKLVEEKEKLDPALLLEENQSLNKNIKDLQKRKKKQNQRSEKKITNITDVLDNFSLGGSTSKSDKYDFDQDYVIE; the protein is encoded by the exons ATGGCTTTAAAACGTTTGAAGA CTAAAAAATCCAAGCGATTGACTGGTAGGCTAAAGCACAAGATTGACAAAAAAGTGCGTGAGCACAACAGGAAAGAGCGCCGCGAGGCTAAAAAGAATCCCAAAAAGGGTAGCAAGAAACAGAAACTTATTCAAATCCCGAACATATGTCCATTCAAAGATGAGATCTTAAAGGAGGTAGAGGAGGCAAAGCAGCGGCAAGAAGCCGAAAAGCTGGCCCGCCGTGAGGCATTTAAAGCGGAGCGCGCACAGAATCAGAACAAATTCAAATCATTGGAAACGCTGGCTGAAGATGCTGACATGCGGAGCACTGTTCACGGGCTAATGCACAATACTGCCGAACAAGATTCTGgcaaacaatataaaaatgcGACCACAAAGGAACAGTCCCTGAAGCAATATTTCAAAGAATTCCGTAAGGTTATTGAAAATGCTGATGTTGTTCTTGAAGTGGTCGATGCTCGTGATCCTCTCGGAACACGCTGCAATGAAGTAGAACGGGCAGTACGTGGAGCTCCGGGTAACAAGCGTCTGGTTCTCGTCCTAAACAAGGCGGATCTGGTGCCCCGCGAGAATCTTAATAATTGGATCAAATACTTTCGGCGTAGCGGTCCTGTAACGGCATTCAAGGCTTCCACCCAAGACCAGGCCTCACGTTTGGGACGCCGCAAACTACGTGAAATGAAAACTGAAAAGGCTATGCAGGGATCCGTATGCATTGGAGCTGAATTGTTGATGTCCATGCTGGGTAACTACTGTCGCAATAAAGGAATCAAAACATCAATTCGTGTTGGAGTTGTTGGAATTCCAAATGTTGGCAAaagttctattattaattcgctCACCCGTGGTCGATCGTGCATGGTAGGCAGCACTCCTGGTGTTACCAA AGCCATGCAAGAGGTGGAACTTGACTCAAAAATCAAACTGATCGATTGCCCCGGAATTGTTTTTACCGGTGGAACTTACGGTGGCACTGAATCCTCGCATGCTGTTCTAAAGAATGCCCAGCGCGTGGGCGATGTCAAAGATCCCTTCACCATTGCAGAAAGTGTTTTGAAGCGAGCAAGCAAGGATTACTTTTGCAAAATGTACGACATCAACAATTACGACACTTTTGAAGAATTTTTCGCCAAGAAGGCATCTAGAATGG GAAAGTTCCTCAAGAAGGGTGTGCCTGACGTTGTGGCAGCAGCTCGAAGTGTACTGAACGATTGGAACACGggaaaaatcaaatattgcACACAACCGCCAGAAGTTAAAGAAAACGCTAATGTGCATATAAGTGCATCGATTGTGCATGCCGATGCTCGCGAGTTTGATGTAGATAACTTTGAATCAATGGAAACAGATATACTTAGCCATTGTGCCGCAGAAACAGATGACATTATGCAAATAACATCAACTGGGCCTGTTGAGATAAGGGAGCCGAAACCGGAAGAGCCAGCGGTCCTGGTAAATGAACAGGAAAAGCCTGCGAAAGGTCGCAAAAGAAAGTTGGttgaagagaaagaaaaacttgATCCCGCATTGTTACTGGAAG aaaatcaatcccttaacaaaaatataaaggATCTTCAAAAACGAAAGAAGAAACAGAACCAGCGAAGTGAGAAGAAAATCACAAATATTACAGACGTTCTTGACAATTTCAGTTTGGGAGGATCAACGTCAAAGTCGGACAAATATGATTTTGATCAAGATTATGTTATTGaataa
- the LOC6650965 gene encoding mothers against decapentaplegic homolog 7, translated as MIFPSEKKKELWRYASRNNPAMSDGLPIQSPQPLHPQHRLHPQRMGEQRLSIGSRGSCNDESLRLAQTSTPPPPYNCIDCSGSYSQNSNHRQRHQHHQHQPQHHHNRLDGVLAETQTDIYADFLPTEDSDSDYATRAVNTYTKGGASGCESSNDDSLNERRSVRSQQEPPRMEPPTPPTNLQSTQTNNRFFPIATSAANMFRNCCGGSHANESSSSNGHHPGIPSTSHNPNPQQHQSQTAANPRHSIPLTSATRKRKDFDAFIKQLKHKQPADLLRAVKSRVDLPAKTNSSITGGGNVVVPSASPSYLKCILIKCTTIATEEDLHHVTACRLFFWPDLRNGAELKRLPLCPTAGDSVYACCNPLHWFRILHLIDAESEPPPYHRSKMLRLRDADSEEDFPNVEKSIIPTWMAPRPNSGRSSSSISSIIKQTTQTTTTESQLFGPSLESFTTDGKDRTAYSKGWCQIAYWELAQRVGEFFYAKEPAVNIFTEGPDDFGGDSMCLLDLKASKVGKAKSSDAVQNTRQKVGLGVTLSLECDDVWIYNRGNVPIFVDSPTLAEDMDRVCKVMPGYCLKAFQMHRAQSLAGRQTHHPHLGPIDQFSMKISFAKGWGYTYRRQDIMGCPCWLEVHFTCLR; from the exons ATGATATTCCCAagcgaaaaaaagaaagaactaTGGCGTTATGCGTCAAGAAACAATCCGGCAATGTCCGATGGGCTACCCATACAGTCACCACAGCCGCTGCACCCTCAACATCGACTCCACCCTCAGAGGATGGGAGAGCAGCGGCTATCGATTGGCAGCCGCGGCTCCTGCAACGACGAGTCCTTGCGACTAGCTCAGACCTCGACTCCTCCGCCGCCGTACAATTGCATAGACTGCTCTGGATCCTATTCTCAGAATTCCAACCACAGGCAACGACATCAGCACCATCAGCATCAGCCCCAGCATCATCACAACAGACTGGATGGAGTATTAGCAGAGACACAGACGGACATATACGCAGACTTCTTGCCAACAGAAGATTCGGACAGCGACTACGCAACGCGAGCCGTGAATACATACACCAAAGGTGGTGCATCCGGTTGCGAAAGCTCGAACGACGACTCGTTGAACGAGAGAAGAAGCGTCCGATCACAGCAGGAGCCACCACGGATGGAGCCGCCGACACCGCCAACGAATCTACAATCAACCCAGACCAACAATCGATTCTTCCCAATTGCAACGTCTGCGGCAAATATGTTTCGAAACTGCTGCGGCGGCAGTCATGCCAACGAATCGAGCAGTTCGAACGGCCATCATCCCGGAATTCCATCTACCAGCCACAATCCCAATCCCCAACAGCACCAGAGCCAAACAGCGGCAAATCCGAGACATTCGATTCCGCTGACGTCAGCGACTCGCAAACGCAAAGATTTCGACGCCTTTATAAAGCAGCTCAAGCACAAGCAACCTGCCGACCTGTTGCGTGCCGTGAAAAGTCGCGTGGATCTGCCGGCGAAAACGAACTCATCCATAACCGGCGGCGGCAACGTTGTTGTCCCATCTGCCTCGCCAAGCTActtgaaatgcattttaatCAAATGCACAACAATTGCCACCGAGGAGGATCTGCATCATGTTACAGCATGCCGGTTATTCTTTTGGCCGGACCTCAGGAATGGTGCCGAACTAAAACGCCTGCCTCTCTGTCCCACTGCTGGAGACTCTGTCTACGCATGTTGCAATCCATTGCACTGGTTTCGCATATTACACCTCATCGATGCAG AATCCGAACCGCCACCATACCACCGCTCAAAAATGCTCCGATTGAGAGATGCAG ATTCCGAAGAAGACTTCCCAAACGTCGAAAAGTCAATTATACCCACATGGATGGCCCCGAGACCCAACAGTGGTCGGAGCAGTTCCAGCATTTCAAGCATCATCAAGCAAACCACGCAAACCACCACCACCGAATCCCAGTTGTTCGGCCCAAGTCTGGAATCTTTTACCACTGACGGCAAAG ATCGCACCGCCTATAGCAAAGGATGGTGCCAGATTGCCTATTGGGAGCTGGCCCAACGTGTCGGCGAGTTCTTCTACGCCAAGGAGCCGGCTGTCAATATATTTACTGAAGGTCCTGATGATTTCGGTGGTGATAGCATGTGTCTGCTCGATTTGAAGGCGTCTAAAGTCGGAAAGGCCAAGTCCTCGGATGCAGTGCAAAATACGCGTCAAAAAGTTGGTTTGG GTGTTACTTTGAGCTTAGAGTGCGATGATGTATGGATTTACAATCGTGGCAATGTTCCAATATTCGTAGATTCTCCCACTTTAGCGGAGGACATGGATCGGGTTTGCAAAGTGATGCCCGGCTATTGTCTGAAGGCCTTTCAAATGCACAG GGCTCAATCGTTGGCTGGTCGACAAACGCATCATCCTCACTTGGGGCCCATTGACCAGTTTAGTATGAAAATCAGCTTTGCCAAAGGATGGGGTTACACCTACCGACGTCAGGATATTATGGGCTGTCCATGCTGGTTGGAAGTGCACTTTACTTGCTTGCGGTGA